A single region of the Candidatus Parcubacteria bacterium genome encodes:
- a CDS encoding GIY-YIG nuclease family protein yields MYYVYILECADGSLYTGITTDVERRFEEHKAGTGGHYTRSRSVTEIVYTEKQPDRSSASKREAEIKRLPKAKKLLLIKQRAK; encoded by the coding sequence ATGTATTACGTATATATCCTCGAGTGTGCCGACGGCAGCCTCTACACGGGCATCACCACTGACGTGGAGCGGAGATTCGAGGAGCATAAAGCTGGAACCGGCGGACATTACACCCGTTCAAGATCGGTGACTGAGATTGTCTACACAGAGAAGCAGCCCGATCGCAGCTCTGCTTCCAAGCGCGAAGCCGAGATCAAGCGGCTGCCGAAAGCCAAGAAGCTCCTGCTCATCAAACAAAGAGCCAAATGA
- a CDS encoding ATP-binding cassette domain-containing protein produces MSREEAVIRFEEVSFEFGHNKPILHEASFSVRRGTKIALMGQNGAGKSTLFGLITGAHRPESGKINIPKGLTVATAKQAIQPSERSLTVREFFERCFTKKIYDIDPRIDKILEVVHLVAPHDRTVGSFSGGQQARLLLASALIQDPDLLLLDEPTNNLDKAGIEHLTQFLIDYKKTCIVISHDAEFLNAFTQGVLYLDVHTHIMEQYSGNYHDVVAEISARIEKENRKNAQLAKEIQEKKDQSNMFAHKGGQMRLVAKRMREKAEELEEEMVDVRKEDRTIRSFTIPSQPDLIGDILSLTSFSVMKHGKGATKPVVRKTDIHLKRNNHLLLKGPNGIGKSTLLEALASGKASGSVIAPGVRVGYYRQDFSTLNFEDTVYQSLLEALESAGGKVLEEHLRSTAAGFLISSELMKVKVGHLSEGQKGLVAFARLVLQKPGLLILDEPTNHINFRHLPVIAAALDRYDGAMILVSHVPDFVEKVRIDEVLDLEK; encoded by the coding sequence ATGTCCCGCGAAGAAGCTGTCATCAGGTTTGAAGAGGTGTCCTTCGAGTTCGGACACAATAAGCCTATCCTGCACGAGGCTTCTTTCTCCGTGCGCCGGGGAACCAAGATCGCCCTCATGGGTCAGAACGGGGCAGGTAAGAGCACCCTCTTTGGCCTCATCACCGGGGCCCACAGGCCGGAGTCGGGGAAGATCAATATTCCCAAGGGACTTACTGTCGCTACTGCTAAGCAGGCGATACAACCTTCGGAGCGCTCGCTTACCGTACGTGAGTTCTTCGAGCGCTGCTTTACGAAGAAAATCTACGACATTGATCCTCGCATCGACAAGATATTGGAGGTAGTACACCTGGTGGCACCTCACGATCGCACCGTAGGTTCTTTCTCCGGCGGTCAGCAGGCGCGTCTCTTGCTCGCTTCTGCCCTCATTCAGGATCCTGACCTCCTGCTTCTCGACGAGCCTACCAACAATCTGGATAAGGCGGGTATCGAACACCTCACTCAGTTCCTCATCGACTACAAGAAGACCTGTATCGTGATCTCCCATGATGCGGAGTTCCTCAATGCCTTTACCCAAGGCGTCCTCTATCTCGATGTGCACACGCACATCATGGAGCAGTACTCCGGCAACTATCACGATGTGGTGGCGGAGATCAGCGCCCGTATCGAGAAGGAGAATCGCAAGAACGCGCAGCTCGCCAAGGAGATCCAGGAGAAGAAGGATCAGTCCAACATGTTTGCGCATAAGGGTGGCCAGATGCGCCTCGTAGCGAAGCGCATGCGCGAGAAGGCGGAAGAGCTCGAAGAAGAGATGGTGGATGTGCGTAAGGAGGACCGCACTATCCGTTCCTTCACTATTCCCTCGCAGCCGGACCTCATCGGAGACATCCTCTCCCTCACTTCCTTCTCCGTGATGAAGCACGGCAAGGGAGCGACCAAGCCAGTGGTACGCAAGACGGACATACACTTGAAGCGCAACAACCATCTCCTGCTCAAGGGTCCGAATGGTATCGGCAAGTCCACGCTCCTCGAGGCGCTTGCCTCAGGCAAGGCTTCCGGGTCCGTGATCGCCCCTGGTGTACGCGTGGGCTATTACCGCCAGGATTTCTCCACTCTTAATTTCGAAGACACGGTGTATCAGTCCCTCCTCGAGGCGCTCGAATCAGCCGGAGGTAAGGTGCTGGAAGAGCATCTCCGCTCCACTGCTGCCGGTTTTCTCATTAGCTCTGAATTGATGAAGGTGAAAGTGGGACACCTCTCTGAGGGACAGAAAGGACTGGTAGCATTTGCACGCCTGGTGCTGCAGAAGCCGGGACTCCTCATACTCGACGAGCCCACCAACCACATCAACTTCCGTCATCTGCCAGTGATTGCGGCCGCGCTCGATCGCTATGATGGCGCTATGATCCTGGTCTCTCACGTGCCTGACTTCGTGGAGAAGGTTCGTATTGATGAAGTGCTCGATTTGGAGAAGTAG
- a CDS encoding polymer-forming cytoskeletal protein — protein MKKIFASFAALSLIFLPLAVEAASFHSGDSYILGKEEGIGGDLYVAGNSISIEGAVTGDVTGAGNDIYFTGSASQDLQAAGDALTLVGNVGDDVRAAGRAITVGGSVKGDVLLAGAKVTMLPSVLVGGDAAIAASQVLLSGTIQGGLRVHAQEVTIDGTVNGPVYISAEKVTFGPHAVLSGAVTYRSSKAATIVTGATLSGAVTHDSIAPRESVSSPLYWAKTVGLWFVLKLLMIFLGCLLMSFYYQRAVKGLGERFFDGFIMNVMLGFAFLVATPFAAVFLMTTVVGLLVGILVMLVYGAMLIINTLYLPALVGGEIYRYFKRETEMKVSVWTIVIGTIALVILALIPVVGWIAAFVLMLGTLGAGVRFKWSELKSYR, from the coding sequence ATGAAAAAGATATTTGCGTCCTTCGCAGCTCTGTCTCTCATTTTTTTGCCGCTCGCAGTGGAAGCCGCGAGCTTCCACTCGGGTGATAGCTACATCCTCGGGAAAGAGGAGGGTATCGGCGGCGATCTCTATGTCGCCGGGAACTCCATCTCCATCGAGGGCGCGGTAACAGGTGATGTCACCGGGGCGGGGAATGACATCTACTTCACCGGCAGCGCTTCGCAGGATCTCCAGGCTGCGGGAGATGCGCTCACCCTTGTCGGAAACGTGGGGGATGATGTGCGGGCCGCGGGCCGCGCCATCACCGTGGGAGGCTCGGTGAAGGGGGACGTGCTCCTGGCAGGAGCTAAGGTAACTATGCTCCCGAGCGTGCTCGTAGGAGGGGATGCCGCGATTGCTGCCAGTCAGGTGCTCCTCAGTGGCACCATACAGGGAGGGTTACGCGTACATGCGCAAGAGGTGACTATCGACGGTACGGTGAACGGCCCGGTATACATTTCTGCGGAGAAGGTGACGTTCGGTCCGCACGCCGTGCTCTCCGGAGCGGTGACCTATCGATCCTCCAAGGCAGCCACTATCGTCACTGGGGCTACGCTCTCCGGAGCGGTGACACACGATTCCATCGCTCCGCGTGAGAGCGTGTCCTCTCCTCTCTACTGGGCCAAGACAGTTGGCCTGTGGTTCGTGTTGAAGCTTCTCATGATTTTCCTCGGTTGTTTGCTCATGAGTTTCTACTACCAGCGCGCGGTGAAGGGGTTGGGCGAGCGCTTCTTCGATGGCTTCATCATGAATGTGATGCTCGGGTTCGCCTTCCTGGTAGCGACTCCATTCGCGGCTGTCTTCCTCATGACGACCGTCGTCGGTCTTCTCGTCGGCATACTGGTGATGCTGGTGTACGGCGCCATGCTCATCATCAATACTCTCTACCTGCCGGCACTCGTAGGTGGGGAGATATACCGTTATTTCAAGAGGGAAACAGAGATGAAAGTATCCGTGTGGACCATCGTCATAGGTACTATCGCTCTTGTGATACTCGCGCTTATCCCGGTCGTCGGCTGGATAGCGGCGTTCGTTCTCATGCTCGGTACGCTCGGAGCGGGTGTCCGCTTCAAGTGGAGCGAGCTCAAGAGTTATCGCTAG
- a CDS encoding cupin domain-containing protein yields the protein MSYHANAIKIAEENENFRRVISTGEKSQLVVMSVPPGGDVGEETHEHVEQTLLFVSGSGKAKLNDDSYEVSAGDVVRVTPGVRHNFINTGTEPLKIFTVYAPPNHIDGRVHATKEDAEKDVEDEEFGHQVA from the coding sequence ATGTCATATCACGCGAATGCCATCAAGATCGCCGAAGAGAATGAGAATTTTCGAAGAGTGATTTCGACCGGGGAGAAGAGCCAGTTGGTGGTGATGAGTGTTCCTCCGGGTGGGGATGTCGGTGAGGAGACCCATGAGCATGTGGAACAGACGCTGCTTTTTGTCTCAGGTAGCGGCAAGGCAAAGCTCAATGATGACTCTTATGAAGTGAGTGCTGGAGATGTGGTGAGGGTCACTCCTGGTGTGCGGCATAATTTCATAAACACGGGAACGGAACCCCTCAAGATCTTCACGGTCTATGCTCCGCCGAATCATATCGATGGAAGAGTGCATGCGACCAAGGAGGATGCAGAGAAGGATGTGGAAGATGAGGAGTTCGGGCATCAAGTAGCCTAG
- a CDS encoding HYR domain-containing protein gives MNHIVRDILASAIVLSFLALSISAEALTLSAAPGTPTSTLTTYINGADRANFPITVPLETATTGAVEGDTLELFVNGARFPIPVTGVLSASDISADQRTFTLSLTFANNLSNGVKNFTAALSSNGITYSSSSPALTLTLDTSAPTLSPVSVVSNNTVTTKATTGNVVTLSFTASEGLRTPTVTLAGRSVTPAGGPLSWTASTTMLSTDGDGIIPFSISYADLAGNVGTTISSVRGGGQNVVFDRTAPVISSATNIVTSATTVDGTSVSFAPTAVDGIEGSRPVSCNFASGYLFAIGTTTVSCTSADSLGNSASASFTVAVRTFMPLSASTALTSGAQQAVTDEHTLSASTISVPSDADTPTLNFSPILTRNSGVPSVSLGGAITVSAQRGSDVFSLLFPSNLTITGPSSWNGVFKLPTLKASNSVTVTPSSGNTANNGSVIEVGSESTPLTLDRAIRLLIPRAWSEFLGKSSGGVFGKISAICNADDQDSADAQLSADGDCRTSVGMDIVLWTKRPGSYVVYSETPIASSQSPAGGGGGGGGGGGTLIAQVTETGSVNRNVSPQTVSDPALVRPADIQRDGAIDILDFNSLMVGWGTTSPSDPADTNGDGQVDILDFNTLMVYWGSTYQLL, from the coding sequence GTGAATCACATTGTCCGAGACATCCTCGCCTCCGCAATCGTCCTCTCTTTTTTGGCACTCTCGATATCCGCGGAAGCCCTGACGCTCTCCGCGGCGCCTGGTACACCCACTTCTACGCTCACCACCTACATCAATGGCGCGGATCGTGCCAATTTTCCTATTACCGTCCCGCTTGAGACTGCTACCACCGGAGCGGTCGAAGGGGATACGCTGGAGCTTTTCGTAAATGGCGCCCGCTTTCCGATTCCGGTCACGGGGGTGCTCTCTGCAAGCGATATCTCTGCTGATCAGCGCACCTTCACTTTGTCGCTCACGTTCGCCAATAACCTGAGCAACGGCGTTAAGAATTTCACTGCAGCCCTCTCCTCGAACGGTATTACCTACAGTTCTTCGAGCCCCGCGCTCACGCTTACGCTCGACACGAGCGCCCCCACGCTCTCGCCGGTATCCGTGGTGTCGAATAATACGGTCACTACGAAAGCCACCACGGGAAATGTAGTAACGCTCTCCTTTACGGCGAGCGAGGGTCTACGTACCCCCACGGTAACACTCGCTGGGCGTTCAGTGACTCCTGCGGGAGGTCCTCTTTCTTGGACGGCTTCCACCACCATGCTCTCGACAGACGGGGATGGGATCATTCCCTTTAGCATCTCCTATGCCGACCTCGCTGGTAACGTGGGTACCACCATCTCTTCGGTACGTGGCGGGGGACAGAATGTGGTGTTTGATCGTACTGCGCCGGTCATCTCCTCGGCGACGAATATTGTGACGTCTGCTACGACGGTGGATGGGACTAGTGTGAGCTTCGCTCCGACGGCGGTCGACGGTATCGAAGGCAGCCGTCCGGTCTCGTGCAACTTCGCTTCCGGGTATCTCTTCGCGATCGGCACGACCACAGTCTCTTGTACCTCAGCCGACTCTCTCGGTAACTCTGCTTCCGCCTCTTTCACGGTGGCGGTGCGTACGTTCATGCCGCTCTCTGCAAGCACAGCTCTGACTTCCGGAGCGCAGCAGGCAGTGACCGACGAGCATACTCTCTCTGCTTCCACCATCTCGGTGCCGAGCGATGCAGATACGCCCACGCTTAATTTCAGTCCGATCCTTACTAGGAACTCCGGTGTCCCGAGCGTCTCTCTGGGCGGCGCGATTACTGTCTCTGCGCAGAGAGGTTCGGACGTGTTCTCCCTCCTTTTTCCTTCGAACCTCACCATCACCGGGCCCTCCTCCTGGAACGGGGTGTTCAAGCTACCGACTCTTAAGGCGAGCAATAGCGTGACCGTCACGCCGTCTTCCGGCAATACGGCAAATAATGGATCGGTCATCGAAGTGGGTTCGGAGAGCACTCCTCTCACGCTCGATCGCGCGATCCGGCTGCTCATCCCACGCGCATGGAGCGAGTTCCTGGGGAAGAGTAGTGGCGGCGTCTTCGGGAAGATCAGTGCTATCTGTAACGCGGATGATCAGGACTCCGCGGATGCCCAGCTGTCTGCGGACGGCGACTGTCGTACCTCCGTCGGGATGGATATCGTGCTCTGGACCAAGCGCCCCGGCTCCTACGTGGTGTACAGCGAGACGCCCATCGCCTCCTCTCAGAGCCCCGCTGGAGGTGGTGGTGGAGGGGGAGGTGGCGGGGGAACCCTGATCGCACAGGTCACTGAAACTGGCTCTGTGAATCGCAATGTCTCACCCCAGACTGTTTCGGATCCTGCGCTGGTGCGTCCTGCGGATATCCAGAGGGACGGCGCTATCGACATCCTGGACTTCAATTCCTTGATGGTCGGCTGGGGCACTACCTCTCCTTCCGATCCCGCGGATACCAACGGAGATGGACAGGTAGATATTCTAGATTTCAATACCCTCATGGTATATTGGGGCAGCACGTATCAACTATTATGA
- a CDS encoding YbjQ family protein: protein MLITTTESVAGREVSQVLGLVKGNTIQTRHIGSDIVSGLKSIVGGEIKGYVKAMNIAREEATTRMLEEARALGADAIICTRYSTSQVMTGGAEILAYGTAVKLR from the coding sequence ATACTCATCACCACTACTGAATCCGTAGCTGGGAGAGAGGTGTCCCAGGTCCTCGGTCTGGTGAAGGGGAATACTATCCAGACTCGCCATATCGGCAGCGATATCGTCTCGGGCCTCAAGTCCATCGTGGGAGGCGAGATCAAAGGCTACGTGAAAGCGATGAATATCGCACGCGAAGAGGCTACTACCCGTATGCTGGAAGAGGCTCGCGCACTCGGGGCGGATGCGATTATCTGCACCCGCTACTCCACTTCTCAGGTGATGACTGGTGGCGCTGAGATCCTGGCATATGGGACGGCCGTGAAGCTGCGCTAA
- a CDS encoding nuclear transport factor 2 family protein: MTRERAIELLNTYGKAWEEQDDDLILTVFTEDATYDDPKEPKNFGHEEIRNYWITKVQGEQKDIHFTLLNTWVDGDTVLAEWKANFTDVPRSLQIEMHEVAIFSVRDDKFASLREYYKSVKTPL, translated from the coding sequence ATGACCAGGGAAAGAGCTATTGAATTGCTGAACACCTACGGTAAGGCTTGGGAAGAGCAGGATGATGACCTTATCCTGACCGTCTTTACCGAGGATGCGACCTACGACGATCCTAAGGAGCCGAAGAATTTCGGACATGAAGAAATCCGGAACTATTGGATCACTAAGGTTCAGGGCGAGCAGAAGGATATACACTTTACGCTTCTAAATACGTGGGTTGATGGAGATACTGTCCTTGCCGAATGGAAAGCTAACTTCACGGACGTCCCTCGGAGTCTGCAAATAGAGATGCACGAGGTGGCCATCTTCTCTGTGCGCGATGACAAGTTTGCTTCGCTCCGCGAATACTACAAATCAGTAAAGACTCCGCTCTAG
- a CDS encoding MliC family protein, whose protein sequence is MIKVISIIIAVLIILVGGFYYLNNYIYQEKQADESFFNLGVYGYRCGDGTEFTMSPASDMGQILLTPATSVERIPKVILTKAASATGARYEGDGLVFYAHGERVELSSSEFTTTCIPMQVPAEAPFNFGD, encoded by the coding sequence ATGATCAAAGTAATCTCAATAATCATCGCAGTCCTCATTATCCTTGTCGGTGGTTTCTATTACCTCAACAACTACATCTACCAAGAGAAGCAGGCGGACGAATCGTTCTTCAATCTCGGCGTCTACGGCTATCGCTGCGGGGACGGCACGGAGTTCACTATGTCGCCGGCCTCCGATATGGGGCAGATACTCCTCACTCCGGCAACGAGCGTGGAGCGCATCCCCAAGGTCATCCTTACAAAAGCTGCGAGTGCAACCGGCGCTCGCTACGAGGGGGACGGTCTCGTCTTTTATGCTCATGGAGAAAGAGTGGAACTGAGCTCGAGTGAATTCACCACTACCTGCATCCCTATGCAGGTTCCGGCGGAAGCACCGTTCAATTTCGGAGACTAA
- a CDS encoding DUF1761 domain-containing protein produces MEINYLSVLACGVFAMVAGFLWYGPLFGKVWLGVIGASADDLARRAEMQKRAMPLYLVQFLLVLFQAYVLAHFVKGWTEATGVETALWIWVGFIMPTVAAGSMWNNDSARISWTRFALQAGYQLICLVAFGFILGYWQ; encoded by the coding sequence ATGGAGATCAATTACCTCTCGGTGCTCGCGTGCGGAGTGTTCGCAATGGTGGCGGGGTTTCTCTGGTATGGTCCTCTCTTCGGGAAGGTGTGGCTTGGGGTGATCGGCGCTTCCGCGGATGATCTCGCCCGCCGCGCAGAGATGCAGAAGAGGGCGATGCCACTCTACCTCGTGCAATTCCTCCTGGTGCTCTTCCAGGCATACGTACTCGCACATTTCGTGAAGGGCTGGACGGAGGCTACTGGCGTCGAGACTGCGCTGTGGATCTGGGTTGGCTTCATCATGCCGACGGTTGCCGCCGGATCGATGTGGAACAATGATTCCGCGCGCATCTCCTGGACGCGCTTCGCTCTCCAGGCTGGCTACCAGCTCATCTGTCTCGTTGCCTTCGGCTTCATCCTAGGCTATTGGCAGTAG
- a CDS encoding Gmad2 immunoglobulin-like domain-containing protein codes for MNSRALTLIAILLLIAGGLYYFVMRTPEGAATPVATSTPSGTSSGGSSTSTPSNDPVTLCVAGGGTWNAEVNECVLPLIMVASPSAGDLVTSPLTVTGTARGYWYFEASFPIKVTDSSGKVLSEHYAEAQSDWMTEEYVPFKGTISFKAPVGGDGKGFIVFEKDNPSGLPENDASVKVPVRFR; via the coding sequence ATGAATTCTCGAGCACTTACCCTCATCGCCATCCTTCTCTTGATCGCGGGCGGCCTCTATTACTTCGTCATGCGTACGCCGGAGGGCGCAGCCACTCCGGTAGCTACGTCGACTCCCTCCGGTACCTCTTCTGGCGGCAGCTCTACCTCTACCCCTTCGAATGATCCGGTGACGCTCTGCGTGGCGGGCGGCGGCACCTGGAACGCGGAGGTGAACGAGTGTGTCCTTCCGCTCATCATGGTGGCTTCGCCTTCGGCGGGGGATCTGGTCACTTCTCCACTTACTGTCACCGGCACAGCGCGTGGCTACTGGTACTTCGAAGCGTCCTTTCCCATCAAGGTCACCGACTCTTCTGGCAAGGTCCTCTCGGAGCACTACGCTGAAGCGCAGAGCGACTGGATGACTGAGGAATACGTCCCTTTCAAAGGTACGATCTCCTTCAAGGCTCCTGTCGGAGGCGATGGTAAGGGATTCATCGTCTTTGAGAAAGACAATCCGTCTGGTCTCCCGGAGAACGATGCGTCGGTGAAGGTTCCTGTCCGCTTTAGGTAA
- a CDS encoding pirin family protein — MIEVIPAKRRFSEDLGWLKTAWLFSFSHYYDPKNLEFGALRVFNDDVVMPGGGFPDHGHANFEIVTIVLEGEIAHKDSMGNETVVKAGEIQRMSAGRGVVHSEFNRSTAPVHLYQLWFHPRTQNLTPSYAQAEVLPQEAGAALSPLVSGLEAAPLSLSADASISMGYLKKRTKMALSLESVEGIFCYLEKGRLRVGNELLLPGDQARVREEKEIQLEAVEEVRFLLIRTNL; from the coding sequence ATGATAGAGGTCATCCCAGCAAAGCGGAGATTCTCGGAGGATCTCGGCTGGCTTAAGACAGCGTGGCTCTTCTCCTTCAGCCACTATTACGATCCGAAGAATCTAGAATTCGGTGCGCTCCGCGTGTTCAACGATGATGTGGTGATGCCGGGTGGCGGTTTCCCGGATCATGGGCATGCGAACTTCGAGATTGTGACCATAGTCCTCGAAGGAGAGATCGCGCATAAGGACAGCATGGGGAACGAGACGGTGGTGAAGGCGGGAGAGATACAGCGCATGTCCGCGGGCCGCGGCGTAGTGCACTCGGAATTCAATAGGAGTACCGCACCAGTCCATCTGTATCAGCTGTGGTTTCATCCGAGAACGCAGAATCTCACGCCGAGCTACGCACAGGCAGAAGTGCTTCCGCAGGAAGCGGGAGCCGCCCTCTCTCCGCTCGTCTCGGGTCTTGAAGCGGCTCCGCTCTCTCTGTCTGCGGACGCTTCCATCTCTATGGGTTACCTCAAGAAGAGAACGAAGATGGCGCTGTCGCTCGAGTCTGTCGAAGGAATATTCTGTTACCTTGAGAAGGGGAGGCTTCGTGTCGGAAATGAGCTCCTCTTGCCGGGAGATCAGGCTCGCGTACGCGAAGAGAAAGAGATCCAGCTTGAGGCGGTGGAAGAAGTTAGATTCCTCCTCATCCGCACGAATTTATAA
- a CDS encoding replication-associated recombination protein A has translation MEPLASRIRPKNLDEFVGQQHLVGPGKPLRKAIEEKHLFSFILWGPPGVGKTTLARIYAQAHGLPFHELSAVSAGKDDLRKVLSGRAPGQTAVVFLDEIHRFNKAQQDFLLPYVESGAIVLIGSTTENPSFEVIGALLSRSRVFVLKELTEEELGEIVSRSGIKLDKKAKELLVALANGDARQALTLLENTKNIYGKVTAETLKEAAQAKVLRYDKGAEEHYNTISAYIKSMRASQPDAALYYLARMIDAGEDPKFIARRMVIFASEDIGQALPTALVVANEVFRAVETIGLPEAAINLAHGTVYLSVAPKDKSAYEAYFRALADVQKLGNLPIPLVVRNASTNLMKELEYGKGYERYSKEDYLPEKLKGTKYYRPKGEAAKKPKKKP, from the coding sequence ATGGAACCCCTGGCTTCGAGGATAAGACCTAAGAATCTGGACGAATTCGTAGGCCAGCAGCATCTCGTGGGCCCAGGGAAACCGCTGCGGAAAGCTATCGAGGAGAAGCATCTCTTCTCTTTCATCCTGTGGGGGCCGCCGGGTGTCGGTAAGACTACGCTCGCGCGCATCTATGCACAGGCGCATGGTCTCCCATTCCACGAACTCTCCGCAGTCTCTGCGGGGAAGGACGATCTGCGCAAGGTGCTCTCAGGAAGAGCTCCAGGCCAGACGGCTGTCGTCTTCCTTGATGAGATACACCGTTTCAATAAAGCGCAGCAGGATTTCCTGCTGCCGTACGTAGAGAGCGGTGCCATTGTGCTCATCGGCTCTACTACGGAGAATCCGAGCTTCGAGGTGATCGGAGCACTCCTCTCTAGAAGTCGTGTGTTTGTATTGAAAGAGCTCACCGAAGAAGAACTCGGAGAGATCGTCAGCCGCTCGGGCATCAAGCTCGACAAGAAAGCCAAAGAGCTTCTTGTCGCACTCGCGAACGGCGATGCACGCCAAGCGCTCACGCTCCTCGAGAACACCAAGAATATTTATGGAAAAGTAACGGCAGAGACCCTTAAGGAAGCGGCCCAAGCCAAGGTGCTCCGCTACGACAAGGGAGCAGAAGAGCACTACAACACCATCAGTGCGTATATAAAGAGCATGCGCGCTTCGCAGCCGGACGCAGCGCTCTACTATCTCGCACGTATGATCGATGCAGGGGAAGATCCCAAGTTCATCGCACGCAGAATGGTCATCTTCGCTTCCGAAGATATCGGGCAGGCCTTGCCGACCGCGCTCGTGGTGGCTAACGAAGTCTTTCGCGCGGTAGAGACGATCGGGCTTCCGGAGGCCGCCATCAATCTGGCGCATGGCACGGTCTACCTCTCTGTGGCTCCCAAGGATAAGTCGGCGTACGAAGCCTACTTCCGGGCGCTCGCGGATGTGCAGAAGCTCGGGAACTTGCCAATACCGCTCGTGGTGCGGAATGCGTCGACCAATCTCATGAAGGAACTCGAGTACGGCAAAGGCTACGAGCGGTATAGCAAAGAAGACTATCTACCGGAGAAGCTCAAGGGGACTAAGTACTACCGGCCTAAAGGGGAGGCTGCCAAGAAGCCTAAGAAGAAACCCTAA
- a CDS encoding M48 family metallopeptidase, whose amino-acid sequence MEYTLKRSKRARAIRLSVYPDGRVAVSAPPFAALRTIERFLEEKSAWIARTLQYLKSIPAGLVIPTKRGDYARHKETAHTLAAERLAHFNTLYGFSYGTISIRNQKTRWGSCSKRGSLSFNYKIALLPTELADYVVLHELCHRGEFNHSRRFWALMARAMPEYEKRRGELKRIRFGRG is encoded by the coding sequence ATGGAATACACGCTGAAGCGCAGCAAACGTGCGCGAGCCATCCGCCTCTCCGTATATCCTGATGGACGGGTAGCAGTATCTGCGCCGCCCTTTGCTGCTCTGCGAACGATTGAGAGATTTCTGGAAGAGAAATCCGCTTGGATTGCGCGTACTCTTCAGTATTTAAAATCTATTCCTGCGGGGCTCGTGATCCCGACCAAGAGAGGCGACTATGCGCGCCACAAAGAAACGGCGCACACTCTCGCAGCAGAGCGTCTCGCACATTTCAATACGCTCTACGGCTTCTCCTACGGAACCATCTCCATCCGTAACCAGAAGACCCGTTGGGGCAGCTGCTCCAAGCGGGGAAGCCTCAGCTTCAACTACAAGATCGCCCTCCTGCCTACGGAACTCGCTGACTATGTCGTTCTCCATGAACTCTGCCATAGGGGGGAATTCAACCATTCACGCCGATTCTGGGCCCTTATGGCCCGAGCCATGCCGGAATATGAGAAGAGGAGAGGGGAACTGAAGCGTATCCGCTTCGGGCGAGGCTGA
- a CDS encoding cold shock domain-containing protein, whose translation MKGTIKTITDRGFGFISREGETKDLFFHSKDLVGVMFDELKVGDVVTFEVAEGPKGLNAVNVARA comes from the coding sequence ATGAAAGGAACCATCAAGACCATCACGGACCGTGGATTCGGATTCATCTCTCGCGAAGGCGAGACGAAGGATCTCTTCTTCCACTCCAAGGATCTCGTAGGCGTCATGTTTGACGAACTCAAGGTTGGCGACGTCGTCACCTTTGAAGTTGCAGAGGGACCGAAGGGCCTCAATGCAGTCAACGTAGCCCGCGCATAA